In one Streptomyces sp. NBC_01288 genomic region, the following are encoded:
- a CDS encoding FtsX-like permease family protein, with amino-acid sequence MAQEPGTPGAGVSTGQRQQANAELNYLGMGLVLAFMAIAVINTLAMSVAERVREFALLCLTGATRRQVLRMLRTEALLVLLLAKALGSGIALAVLTAFSVGMTGRAAPSVTPSCTSRWSRWPGRVTLRGRAVSVATARE; translated from the coding sequence ATGGCACAGGAACCCGGCACACCCGGCGCGGGGGTGTCCACAGGGCAGCGGCAGCAGGCGAATGCCGAGCTCAACTATCTGGGCATGGGCCTCGTCCTGGCGTTCATGGCCATCGCGGTGATCAACACGCTTGCCATGTCGGTCGCGGAACGTGTCCGGGAGTTCGCGCTGCTCTGCCTCACTGGGGCGACTCGCCGGCAGGTGCTGCGGATGCTGCGCACCGAGGCGCTGTTGGTGTTGCTGCTCGCCAAGGCGCTCGGCAGCGGTATCGCTCTCGCCGTCCTGACCGCGTTCAGCGTCGGTATGACCGGCCGGGCGGCACCGTCGGTCACTCCCTCGTGTACCTCACGGTGGTCGCGGTGGCCGGGACGCGTGACTCTCCGGGGCCGGGCAGTCTCGGTGGCGACCGCACGGGAGTGA
- the recX gene encoding recombination regulator RecX, translating into MTRRTDWAEYAYPDAPQGRGRGGDGLAYGADSTPKEPYGMDGPYGDEPGGGFAGEPGPPFGGPEPGDGPAGTGRVFRSSAPGGSSPGDGSSDDDASGSGSRRSRGVRGEGGSRGSTARGDGARGRRGRRGSSRGFGESSGGDGGDFSSSRAEKKEEPPADPAERARGICLRLLTGNPRTRKQLADALRKREIPDEVADEVLSRFEEVGLINDGAFADAWVESRHHGRGLARRALAQELRTKGVDSTLIDEAVSQLDSEQEEATARELVDRKLRSTRGLDRDKRLRRLAGMLARKGYSQGMALRVVRQALEEEGEDTEFLGDEGY; encoded by the coding sequence GTGACACGACGAACGGACTGGGCCGAGTACGCGTATCCCGACGCCCCGCAGGGGCGCGGGAGAGGCGGCGACGGCCTGGCCTATGGTGCGGACAGCACGCCAAAGGAGCCGTACGGCATGGACGGGCCGTACGGCGACGAGCCGGGCGGCGGTTTCGCGGGGGAGCCCGGTCCGCCTTTCGGCGGCCCGGAGCCCGGCGATGGTCCGGCGGGCACCGGTCGGGTTTTCAGGAGCTCGGCGCCCGGCGGCAGTTCGCCCGGCGACGGGTCCTCCGATGACGACGCATCCGGCAGCGGCTCGCGCCGCAGCCGCGGAGTTCGGGGCGAGGGCGGCTCGCGAGGGTCTACGGCGCGTGGTGACGGCGCACGCGGTAGACGCGGGCGCCGTGGCAGTAGCCGCGGCTTCGGCGAGTCATCCGGAGGGGACGGAGGCGACTTCTCCTCGTCGAGGGCAGAGAAGAAGGAGGAGCCGCCGGCGGACCCGGCCGAGCGGGCGCGGGGCATCTGCCTGCGCCTGCTCACCGGGAACCCGCGCACCCGCAAGCAACTCGCGGACGCCCTGCGCAAGCGGGAGATCCCGGACGAGGTGGCGGACGAGGTGCTGTCGCGGTTCGAGGAGGTCGGGCTGATCAACGACGGTGCGTTCGCGGACGCCTGGGTGGAGTCTCGGCACCACGGCCGGGGCTTGGCCCGGCGCGCGCTCGCCCAGGAGTTGCGTACCAAGGGCGTCGACTCGACGCTGATCGACGAGGCCGTCTCCCAGCTCGACTCCGAGCAGGAGGAGGCGACGGCCCGTGAACTGGTCGACCGCAAACTGCGGTCCACCCGGGGCCTCGACCGGGACAAGAGGCTGCGCCGCCTCGCGGGCATGCTGGCCCGCAAGGGCTACTCCCAGGGCATGGCCCTCAGGGTGGTCCGGCAGGCGCTGGAAGAAGAGGGCGAGGACACGGAGTTCCTCGGGGACGAGGGGTACTGA
- the recA gene encoding recombinase RecA — MVGTDREKALDAALAQIERQFGKGAVMRLGERPNEPIEVIPTGSTALDVALGVGGLPRGRVVEVYGPESSGKTTLTLHAVANAQRAGGQVAFVDAEHALDPEYAKKLGVDIDNLILSQPDNGEQALEIVDMLVRSGALDLIVIDSVAALVPRAEIEGEMGDSHVGLQARLMSQALRKITGALHQSGTTAIFINQLREKIGVMFGSPETTTGGRALKFYASVRLDIRRIETLKDGTDAVGNRTRVKVVKNKVAPPFKQAEFDILYGHGISREGGLIDMGVENGFVRKAGAWYTYEGDQLGQGKENARNFLKDNPDLANEIEKKILEKLGVGVRPEKDKPAAEPVADAAVPSATDDAAKAVPAPAAAKTTKAKATAAKS; from the coding sequence ATGGTAGGAACCGACCGCGAGAAGGCGTTGGACGCCGCACTCGCACAGATTGAACGGCAATTCGGCAAGGGCGCGGTGATGCGCCTGGGCGAGCGGCCGAACGAGCCCATCGAGGTCATCCCCACCGGGTCGACCGCACTGGACGTCGCCCTCGGTGTCGGCGGCCTGCCGCGCGGCCGAGTGGTGGAGGTCTACGGCCCGGAGTCCTCCGGAAAGACGACCCTGACCCTGCACGCGGTGGCGAACGCCCAGCGGGCCGGCGGCCAGGTCGCGTTCGTGGACGCGGAGCACGCCCTCGACCCCGAGTACGCGAAGAAGCTCGGCGTCGACATCGACAACCTGATCCTGTCCCAGCCGGACAACGGCGAGCAGGCCCTGGAGATCGTGGACATGCTGGTCCGCTCCGGCGCCCTCGACCTCATCGTCATCGACTCCGTCGCGGCGCTCGTCCCGCGCGCGGAGATCGAGGGCGAGATGGGAGACAGCCACGTCGGTCTCCAGGCCCGCCTGATGAGCCAGGCGCTCCGCAAGATCACAGGTGCGCTCCACCAGTCCGGGACCACCGCGATCTTCATCAACCAGCTCCGCGAGAAGATCGGCGTGATGTTCGGCTCCCCGGAGACCACGACCGGTGGCCGCGCGCTGAAGTTCTACGCCTCGGTGCGACTCGACATCCGGCGTATCGAAACCCTCAAGGACGGCACCGACGCGGTCGGCAACCGCACCCGCGTCAAGGTCGTCAAGAACAAGGTCGCGCCGCCCTTCAAGCAGGCCGAGTTCGACATCCTCTACGGCCACGGCATCAGTCGCGAGGGCGGCCTGATCGACATGGGCGTGGAGAACGGCTTCGTCCGCAAGGCCGGCGCCTGGTACACGTACGAAGGCGACCAGCTCGGCCAGGGCAAGGAGAACGCGCGCAACTTCCTCAAGGACAACCCCGACCTGGCCAACGAGATCGAGAAGAAGATCCTGGAGAAGCTGGGCGTGGGCGTCCGTCCGGAGAAGGACAAGCCCGCTGCCGAGCCGGTCGCGGACGCGGCGGTCCCCTCCGCCACGGACGACGCCGCCAAGGCGGTGCCCGCTCCGGCCGCGGCCAAGACCACCAAGGCCAAGGCCACGGCAGCCAAGAGCTGA
- a CDS encoding dihydrofolate reductase family protein, with protein sequence MSTAKAPQSVETTPAQQLADTEPQIAAGKVLWHFTMSLDGFVAGPDHAMDWMTGFSFRAGLVEEYAATTGAVLGGRDGFDAFPDAGSVYGGAWQGPVFVLTHHPADAPPAPGVTFLDCDVADAVRIGLEAAGGKNLEVLSPTIGRQLLERGLIDEIDLHIVPVLLGDGIRLYDNPGGAPVRLGLLNGDDHAAAVNVRCRPVGT encoded by the coding sequence ATGTCCACCGCAAAGGCCCCGCAGAGTGTCGAGACCACGCCCGCCCAGCAGTTGGCGGACACCGAACCGCAGATCGCCGCGGGCAAGGTGCTGTGGCACTTCACGATGTCGCTGGACGGGTTCGTGGCGGGGCCGGACCACGCGATGGACTGGATGACGGGGTTCTCGTTCCGGGCCGGCCTCGTCGAGGAGTACGCGGCGACGACCGGTGCCGTACTGGGCGGCCGGGACGGCTTCGATGCCTTCCCCGATGCCGGCAGCGTCTACGGGGGCGCGTGGCAGGGGCCGGTGTTCGTCCTCACACATCACCCCGCCGACGCGCCGCCCGCCCCCGGGGTGACCTTCCTGGACTGCGATGTGGCCGACGCCGTCCGTATCGGGCTGGAGGCCGCCGGGGGCAAGAACCTCGAAGTGCTCTCGCCCACGATCGGCCGACAACTCCTGGAGCGTGGACTGATCGACGAGATCGACCTGCACATCGTGCCGGTGCTGCTCGGCGACGGCATCCGGCTCTACGACAACCCCGGCGGCGCCCCGGTCCGGCTCGGGCTCCTGAACGGTGATGACCACGCGGCCGCGGTGAACGTGCGCTGTCGGCCGGTCGGGACGTGA
- a CDS encoding AI-2E family transporter has product MAVTDETGHDAQQESPIGTPPSRPPADGAAPGPGMPRWLPRAMVLALALVAVFQLGSWAFHQLIGLLINILIAFFLALAIEPAVSRLAAYGMRRGLATFLVFLGLLIVSAGFVTLLGSMLAGQIIKMIEDFPDYLDSVINWVNTHFHTDLRRVDIQEGLLHSDWLRKYVQNSATGVLDVSTQVLGGLFQLLTIGLFSFYFAADGPRLRRALCSVLPPARQAEVLRAWEIAVDKTGGYIYSRGLMALVSGVAHYILLQALGIPYAPVLAVWVGLVSQFIPTIGTYLAGALPMLIAFTVDPWYALWVLIFVVVYQQFENYMLQPKLTAKTVDIHPAVAFGSVIAGTALLGAVGALISIPAVATLQAFLGAYVKRYAVTDDPRVHGHRTTRDSSGPGLVTRARRLWEGRTRATESTVADSGSINSDSGPTASEPTDSEPKSPGEGSSGSS; this is encoded by the coding sequence GTGGCAGTCACTGACGAGACCGGGCACGACGCCCAGCAGGAATCCCCGATCGGTACGCCGCCGTCCCGGCCCCCGGCCGACGGCGCCGCGCCGGGCCCGGGCATGCCGCGCTGGCTGCCCCGCGCCATGGTGCTGGCGCTCGCCCTCGTCGCCGTGTTCCAGCTGGGCAGTTGGGCCTTCCACCAGCTCATCGGGCTGCTGATCAACATCCTCATCGCGTTCTTCCTGGCCCTCGCCATCGAGCCCGCGGTGAGCAGGCTGGCCGCTTACGGCATGCGCCGGGGGCTGGCCACCTTCCTGGTCTTCCTCGGCCTGCTGATCGTGAGCGCCGGGTTCGTCACCCTCCTCGGGTCGATGCTCGCCGGTCAGATCATCAAGATGATCGAGGACTTCCCGGACTACCTCGACTCCGTCATCAACTGGGTCAACACGCACTTCCACACCGACCTCAGACGGGTCGACATCCAGGAGGGGCTGCTCCACTCCGACTGGCTGCGCAAGTACGTGCAGAACAGCGCGACCGGCGTGCTGGACGTGTCCACCCAGGTGCTCGGGGGTCTCTTCCAGCTGCTGACGATCGGTCTGTTCTCGTTCTACTTCGCCGCCGACGGGCCGCGACTGCGGCGCGCGCTGTGCTCCGTGCTGCCGCCCGCCCGGCAGGCCGAGGTACTGCGCGCGTGGGAGATCGCCGTTGACAAGACGGGCGGCTACATATACTCCCGCGGTCTGATGGCGCTGGTCTCCGGAGTGGCGCACTACATCCTGTTGCAGGCGCTGGGCATCCCGTACGCGCCCGTGCTCGCCGTCTGGGTGGGCCTGGTCTCCCAGTTCATCCCGACCATCGGCACGTATCTGGCGGGCGCCCTGCCCATGCTGATCGCCTTCACCGTGGACCCCTGGTACGCGCTGTGGGTGCTGATCTTCGTCGTGGTCTACCAGCAGTTCGAGAACTACATGCTCCAGCCCAAGCTGACCGCGAAGACCGTCGACATCCACCCCGCGGTCGCCTTCGGCTCGGTCATCGCGGGCACCGCGCTCCTGGGTGCCGTGGGCGCGCTGATCTCCATCCCGGCCGTCGCCACGCTCCAGGCGTTCCTCGGGGCGTACGTCAAGCGGTACGCCGTCACAGACGATCCCCGGGTCCACGGACACCGGACCACCCGAGACTCCAGCGGGCCCGGCCTGGTGACGCGCGCGCGACGGCTGTGGGAGGGGCGGACGAGGGCGACGGAGTCCACAGTGGCCGACTCCGGGTCGATCAACTCCGACTCCGGGCCGACGGCTTCCGAGCCGACCGACTCCGAACCGAAGAGCCCCGGGGAGGGCTCCTCCGGCTCCTCCTGA
- a CDS encoding DUF3046 domain-containing protein: protein MRLTVFWQRMTEHFGAGYAESFARDHVMTELGGRTVDEALDAGWEAKDVWRVVCDVMNVPSQSR from the coding sequence ATGCGGTTGACGGTCTTCTGGCAGCGGATGACGGAGCACTTCGGCGCGGGATACGCCGAGAGCTTCGCGCGCGATCACGTGATGACGGAACTCGGCGGGCGGACGGTGGACGAGGCGCTGGACGCGGGCTGGGAGGCCAAGGACGTGTGGCGCGTGGTCTGCGACGTCATGAACGTTCCGAGCCAAAGCCGCTGA
- a CDS encoding AzlD domain-containing protein, which produces MTVWIAIAATALGCYVVKLAGLLVPAGALERPLVRRLAALLPVALLAALTAQQTFADGHALVLDARAAGLAAAAVALVLRAPFLLVVAAAVLVTAGVRAIGG; this is translated from the coding sequence TTGACCGTCTGGATCGCGATCGCGGCGACCGCCCTCGGCTGCTACGTCGTCAAGCTCGCCGGGCTCCTGGTGCCCGCGGGCGCCCTTGAACGGCCGCTGGTGCGGCGGCTCGCCGCTCTGCTGCCGGTCGCCCTGCTCGCCGCGCTCACAGCCCAGCAGACCTTCGCCGACGGGCACGCGCTCGTGCTCGACGCCCGGGCCGCGGGGCTCGCGGCCGCCGCCGTGGCGCTGGTGCTGCGGGCACCGTTCCTGCTCGTCGTCGCGGCGGCCGTGCTGGTGACGGCAGGTGTACGGGCCATCGGCGGCTGA
- a CDS encoding AzlC family ABC transporter permease, whose protein sequence is MRAGAGGEPDSNAGDKPDSAVVRDALGVGVAVGLSGFAFGVTSAGGGLTLLQTCALSLLVFTGASQFALVGALAAGGNPLTAAAGAFFLGVRNTFYGLRLSQLLALPRAVRPFAAQWIIDETAAVTLAQPTRRAARIGFTVTGLTLYLLWNLTTLLGALGAKAIGDTDAWGLDAAGPAVFLALLAPMLTTTTERAVAALAVLLGLGLLPVLPAGVPVLAAALAAPIALYVEGRRQGGARNDPPEEGSYDAQEEDR, encoded by the coding sequence ATACGCGCCGGAGCGGGAGGAGAACCGGACTCCAACGCAGGGGACAAGCCGGACTCCGCCGTCGTACGGGACGCCCTCGGAGTCGGGGTCGCCGTAGGGCTGTCCGGGTTCGCCTTCGGGGTGACCTCGGCCGGTGGCGGGCTCACCCTGCTGCAGACCTGTGCCCTCAGCCTCCTGGTGTTCACCGGCGCCTCCCAGTTCGCGCTCGTGGGAGCGCTCGCGGCCGGTGGCAATCCGCTCACCGCGGCGGCGGGAGCCTTCTTCCTGGGCGTGCGCAACACCTTCTACGGGCTACGGCTCTCGCAGTTGCTGGCACTCCCGCGCGCGGTGCGGCCGTTCGCCGCCCAGTGGATCATCGACGAGACGGCGGCCGTCACCCTCGCGCAGCCCACGCGGCGTGCCGCACGGATCGGCTTCACCGTCACCGGGCTCACCCTGTACCTGCTGTGGAACCTCACCACGCTGCTCGGCGCCCTGGGCGCCAAGGCCATCGGGGACACGGACGCCTGGGGTCTCGACGCGGCCGGGCCCGCCGTCTTCCTGGCGCTGCTCGCCCCCATGCTCACGACCACCACCGAGCGTGCCGTCGCCGCACTCGCGGTCCTCCTGGGACTGGGCCTGCTGCCCGTGCTGCCGGCCGGTGTGCCGGTCCTGGCGGCGGCTCTCGCGGCGCCGATCGCCCTCTACGTAGAGGGCCGTCGGCAGGGCGGGGCGCGTAACGACCCACCAGAAGAAGGCAGTTACGACGCACAGGAGGAAGACCGTTGA
- a CDS encoding AraC family transcriptional regulator encodes MAGSGELARHWQYTELPGVDLLRARYIRKTFVRHTHENFVIAAIADGVEVFHHGGGDVSAGAGALALVNPDTPHTGRAGVPEGWRYGAVYPSPEVVAAIAAETTSIRGTPGFIRPVLDDPYTVGLVHQILRAADEGNALAADTLLRVAVTRLLRLNGGPLPQRAVPTAGGRVAARARAVLEERMAEPPTLERLAGDLGTSPFALLRAFRGTYGMPPHAWLTDARVREARRLLDAGTAPAEAAVAVGFTDQPHLNRHFARIVGVPPGAYQRERKNVQDAGHRLLVPSDTWQNRSLQKTYAPEREENRTPTQGTSRTPPSYGTPSESGSP; translated from the coding sequence ATGGCGGGTTCGGGTGAGTTGGCGCGGCACTGGCAGTACACGGAACTGCCCGGCGTCGACCTGCTGCGGGCCCGGTACATCCGCAAGACGTTCGTACGGCACACACACGAGAACTTCGTCATCGCCGCCATCGCGGACGGCGTCGAGGTGTTCCACCACGGTGGGGGCGACGTGTCCGCCGGGGCGGGGGCGCTCGCACTGGTCAATCCGGACACTCCGCACACCGGCCGGGCGGGCGTGCCCGAGGGCTGGCGGTACGGGGCGGTCTATCCGTCGCCCGAGGTGGTGGCCGCGATAGCCGCCGAGACCACCTCGATCCGTGGCACTCCCGGTTTCATCAGGCCCGTGCTCGACGACCCCTACACCGTCGGGCTCGTCCACCAGATCCTGCGCGCGGCCGACGAGGGCAACGCGCTCGCCGCCGACACCCTGCTGCGGGTCGCCGTCACCAGACTGCTCCGACTGAACGGCGGACCGCTGCCGCAGCGCGCCGTGCCCACGGCCGGTGGCCGGGTCGCCGCACGCGCGCGTGCCGTGCTGGAGGAACGGATGGCGGAACCGCCCACCCTGGAGCGGCTCGCCGGGGATCTGGGGACCAGCCCCTTCGCGCTGCTGCGCGCGTTCCGCGGCACCTACGGAATGCCGCCCCACGCCTGGCTGACCGACGCCCGGGTGCGGGAGGCACGCCGCCTCCTGGACGCGGGCACCGCGCCCGCCGAGGCCGCCGTCGCCGTCGGGTTCACGGACCAGCCGCACCTCAACCGGCACTTCGCCCGGATCGTGGGCGTACCCCCGGGCGCGTACCAGCGGGAGCGCAAGAACGTACAAGACGCCGGACACCGGCTGCTCGTACCGTCCGACACGTGGCAGAACAGATCGCTTCAGAAGACATACGCGCCGGAGCGGGAGGAGAACCGGACTCCAACGCAGGGGACAAGCCGGACTCCGCCGTCGTACGGGACGCCCTCGGAGTCGGGGTCGCCGTAG